A single genomic interval of Streptococcus suis harbors:
- a CDS encoding phosphomevalonate kinase: protein MKVQVKIPGKLFLAGEYAVVEAGYPAVIAALDQYLTVTIETSDHGLLHSSQQADLYLTWERQEGIVHVQGDHPYALIETAMQVTEAYLTAKGQSCQATYSLAVQSDLDDQTSGAKYGLGSSGAVTVATVKALLTYYGHRPDALLTYKLAALAQTKLGRTGSFGDLAASSFGGLIAYHSLDRSWLLGKMAELSLLELVESDWQGLSISPIQLPEGLDLLVGWTGSAASTDRLVSQMESQKSQAEKEHIHSQFLADSKTCVEQLIVACQTNDSASARQAITQNRKLLQDFATGMGLVIETPQLSQLCELARTYGAVAKSSGAGGGDCGICLVDSKEQKAAIEKAWQQAGIFPLKLNIASRE, encoded by the coding sequence ATGAAAGTACAAGTAAAGATACCTGGAAAACTCTTTCTAGCAGGGGAATACGCAGTCGTCGAGGCAGGCTATCCCGCAGTGATTGCGGCCCTTGACCAATACCTGACTGTCACCATTGAAACAAGTGACCACGGCCTTCTTCACTCCAGCCAGCAAGCAGACCTCTATCTGACCTGGGAGCGTCAGGAAGGTATCGTTCATGTCCAAGGTGACCATCCTTATGCTCTGATTGAGACAGCCATGCAGGTTACAGAAGCCTATCTGACAGCCAAAGGTCAGTCCTGTCAAGCAACCTACAGCCTAGCGGTCCAATCTGACCTGGATGACCAGACTTCAGGTGCTAAGTACGGATTGGGGTCGTCAGGGGCAGTGACGGTTGCGACGGTCAAGGCCCTGCTGACCTACTACGGTCACCGACCAGATGCCCTGCTGACCTACAAGCTGGCAGCCCTGGCCCAGACCAAGTTAGGTAGGACGGGTTCCTTCGGAGATTTGGCAGCTTCCAGTTTTGGTGGCTTGATCGCCTATCATTCCTTGGACCGTTCTTGGCTTTTAGGGAAAATGGCAGAGCTGTCCCTGCTTGAGCTGGTGGAAAGTGATTGGCAAGGTTTGTCCATCAGTCCGATCCAGCTACCTGAAGGCTTAGACCTCTTGGTTGGCTGGACAGGGTCGGCGGCTTCGACAGATCGATTGGTTTCCCAGATGGAAAGCCAAAAAAGTCAGGCAGAAAAAGAGCACATTCATAGCCAATTTTTAGCCGACTCTAAAACCTGTGTAGAGCAGTTGATAGTAGCTTGTCAGACAAATGACTCAGCGTCAGCAAGACAGGCCATTACTCAGAACCGCAAGCTTTTACAAGACTTTGCGACTGGGATGGGCTTGGTGATTGAAACTCCTCAACTGAGTCAACTCTGTGAACTGGCTCGGACTTATGGGGCGGTGGCCAAATCGTCAGGAGCAGGTGGTGGTGACTGCGGCATTTGCTTGGTAGATAGTAAGGAACAAAAAGCAGCGATTGAGAAGGCTTGGCAACAAGCCGGCATTTTTCCACTCAAATTAAACATCGCAAGTAGAGAATAA
- the fni gene encoding type 2 isopentenyl-diphosphate Delta-isomerase, translating into MFYLGAFGLDRKDQHVGLANQQYSAMPAKDFTETLFVHHSLPQTKVDEVDISTSVAGLDFDFPFFINAMTGGSKKTREINRLLGIMGHFGKIALASGSVSAAIKEPSVAETFSVMRRENPNGIIFANLGAHHGVENAKRAVDLLEANAIQIHVNAPQEIVMPEGDRDFTMWLKNIETLVREMEVPVIVKEVGFGMSRETVARLASVGVKTIDVSGTGGTDFAKIENARRTFNAYAYLEGWGQSTVTSLVEAMTVSEDIRPSLIASGGIKTPLDIVKSLALGADFVGMSNYFLQYVKDGKGYRFDEGLQAIKTIQWQMAEIMTMLGAKNIADLRKKDLVLAPNVQNWCEARNIDWKAYARRSVR; encoded by the coding sequence ATGTTTTATTTAGGAGCATTTGGTTTAGACCGTAAGGATCAACATGTTGGCTTGGCCAATCAGCAGTATAGTGCCATGCCGGCCAAGGATTTTACAGAAACTTTGTTTGTTCACCATTCCTTGCCTCAGACCAAGGTGGATGAGGTGGATATTTCGACCAGTGTAGCTGGTTTGGACTTTGACTTTCCTTTCTTTATCAACGCTATGACTGGCGGGAGCAAGAAGACGAGAGAAATCAATCGTCTCTTGGGGATTATGGGGCATTTTGGTAAGATTGCCTTGGCCTCAGGGTCTGTTAGTGCAGCTATCAAGGAACCGTCTGTTGCGGAAACCTTCTCAGTTATGCGTAGGGAAAATCCTAATGGCATTATCTTTGCCAATCTAGGTGCTCATCATGGTGTTGAAAATGCCAAGCGAGCGGTGGATTTATTGGAAGCCAATGCTATTCAAATCCATGTCAATGCACCGCAGGAGATTGTTATGCCTGAGGGGGATCGTGATTTCACCATGTGGTTGAAAAACATTGAAACTTTAGTGCGTGAGATGGAAGTACCTGTCATTGTCAAAGAGGTTGGTTTCGGTATGAGTCGTGAAACAGTTGCCCGACTGGCTTCTGTCGGTGTAAAAACTATCGATGTTTCTGGTACAGGTGGAACAGATTTCGCTAAGATTGAAAATGCCCGCCGAACCTTCAATGCTTATGCCTATTTAGAAGGTTGGGGTCAATCAACAGTGACCTCCTTGGTAGAGGCTATGACTGTTTCTGAGGATATCCGTCCAAGTCTCATCGCTTCTGGTGGTATTAAAACACCGCTCGATATTGTCAAGTCACTAGCCCTAGGTGCAGACTTTGTTGGTATGTCTAATTATTTCCTTCAATATGTAAAGGATGGTAAGGGGTATCGTTTTGATGAGGGGCTTCAGGCTATTAAGACCATTCAATGGCAAATGGCAGAAATCATGACCATGTTGGGGGCAAAGAATATTGCTGACCTTCGCAAGAAAGATTTGGTTTTGGCACCGAATGTACAGAACTGGTGTGAGGCACGAAATATTGATTGGAAAGCCTATGCCCGTCGGTCAGTGAGATAA
- a CDS encoding IS982 family transposase has protein sequence MSHLQYTAKSHHLQWNVRQLSQICHHFYQNYCPDSFKHRRNVGLVKVSDESILVLLLLQAELGITSQRHFYSICHLFPFGQLLERSRFNRRSKQLIWLVQLIRKAMSDMLPSDRVAIIDSFPLPLCQPVRNHRVTIFKGLADIGYNASKHLWFYGFKVHMLVTLSGYILNYVVTPASVHDIKVVYELLEGCKQSVILGDLGYLSSELKKDLEQQGYHLWTPFRKNMTGAEEHNNWKVMALRRTIETRFSELCRLFDIEHTLARGLAGLQLRMEQIILAHNLHYFEMN, from the coding sequence ATGAGCCACTTACAGTATACTGCTAAATCTCATCATTTGCAATGGAATGTACGCCAATTATCACAAATTTGTCATCACTTCTACCAAAACTATTGCCCAGATTCCTTTAAACATCGGCGAAATGTTGGCTTAGTCAAAGTTTCAGATGAATCAATCCTTGTCTTGCTCTTGTTACAAGCTGAACTAGGTATAACATCGCAGCGCCATTTCTACAGTATCTGCCACCTCTTTCCTTTTGGTCAGTTACTAGAAAGAAGTCGTTTCAATCGTCGGTCAAAACAATTGATTTGGCTAGTCCAATTAATCCGAAAAGCTATGAGTGATATGCTTCCATCTGATAGAGTCGCCATTATAGATAGTTTTCCTTTGCCACTTTGCCAACCCGTTCGCAATCACAGAGTTACCATTTTTAAAGGATTAGCCGATATTGGCTACAACGCCTCTAAACATCTTTGGTTCTACGGCTTCAAGGTTCATATGCTGGTGACCTTATCTGGTTATATTTTGAACTATGTTGTCACGCCAGCCTCTGTTCATGATATCAAGGTGGTTTATGAATTATTAGAAGGGTGTAAGCAATCGGTTATCCTAGGTGATTTAGGCTACCTGAGCAGTGAACTCAAGAAGGACTTAGAGCAACAAGGATACCATCTATGGACACCATTTCGTAAAAACATGACAGGGGCTGAAGAGCATAACAATTGGAAAGTAATGGCCTTGAGACGAACTATTGAAACACGTTTTTCTGAACTGTGTCGTCTCTTTGACATCGAACATACATTGGCTAGAGGGCTAGCCGGACTACAGTTACGAATGGAACAAATTATTCTAGCTCATAACTTACACTATTTTGAAATGAACTAG